Genomic window (Psychromonas sp. L1A2):
ATAAGGAAAAACTTAATGCTTTCTTCATTGGATTTACATTTTTTTTATGCTGTTGCCACAAGCAATAGTTTGTCAGCTGCTGCTAAGAAATTAAACGTGACACCGCCGACCGTGACTCAAAGACTGCAAACCTTAGAGGCAAAACTTTCATTAAAACTCGTCGAGAGAGACTTTCGACGTTCAAAATTAACAACAAGTGGTAAAAAGTTGGCGAGTCGATGTAAGTTAATACTGGATGAAATTGACTTATTAACAGACGAATTAAAGGAAGACCAAACATCCCTTGCAGGTAAGCTAACGGTACTTGCACCTCTTGGTTTTGGTGAAAAGTATATTGCATCGATCATTGGTGACTTTTCTATTAAATACCCTAACCTTAAAATAAAGTTACTACTGTCTGATCATCCAGATAAAGCATCGTCACCGGAAGCGGATATTATTATTTATATTGGAGAGTTGAAAGACTCATCTATGAGAAGAGTTGTGTTAGCGAAGAATCGGCGTCTTGTATGTGCCTCCCCATCTTATTTAGAAAGCACTAATAAAATTGAAAGCCCTGAATTATTAAGTAACCATAAATGCATCGCATTAGTAGAAAATAACGAAGACACCATGCAATGGTCATTCAAACATAAAACCAGCGGTAACATTTCTAATATTCGTATAAAACCAAGTTTAGTATGCAACGTTGCTGATGCAGTTAAACTTTGGGCATTGAAAGATTTAGGTATTATTCACCGTTCTGAGTGGGATGTAAGACAAGAGATTGAAAGTGGCAGGTTACAAGAGATTCTTACTGATTATAAACTGCCAGACGCTGATGTTGTTGCTCTCCTAAATGATTCAGAGAAAGATCGACCTCGACGAGTTAATATGTTTATAAATTATTTAAAATCGTCATTGAAGGAGCTGTAATAAAATGATTGCTTGATCATTAATCTACTTTTATAACTTTTGATTACCTAAGCTATTCCCGTCTGTTGCTTGTTGATTGGTAGATACTCTACAATAGCTAACAATTATTTTATTCATTATAAAGGATTCCCCATGGCTCAAGCATTGCCTGATAAGTTCATTTATTCTATGTCACGCGTTTCTAAGGTCGTTCCACCTAAACGTACGATTTTAAAAGATATTTCATTAAGTTTTTTCCCTGGCGCTAAAATCGGCGTATTAGGTTTAAATGGTTCAGGTAAATCAACTTTATTACGTATTATGGCTGGCATCGATCAAGAGTTTGAAGGTGAAGCTCGCGCATTAAACGGCACTAAAATCGGTTACCTTGCACAAGAACCTGTATTAGATCTTGAAAAAAATGTACGTGAAGTGGTTGAAGAAGCAGTATTTGAAGTTAAATCTGCACTAACAGAACTCGATGCCGTTTACGCAGCTTATGCTGAGGAAGATGCAGACTTTGATGCCTTAGCAAAACGCCAAGGACAACTTGAAGATATTATTCAAGCACATGACGGACATAATCTTGATAATCAATTAGAACGTGCTGCCGATGCACTACGTTTACCAGCTTGGGATCAACCGATTAAAGTACTGTCTGGTGGTGAACGTCGACGTGTTGCGTTATGTCGTTTATTACTTGAAAAACCAGACATGTTATTACTAGACGAACCAA
Coding sequences:
- a CDS encoding LysR family transcriptional regulator; its protein translation is MLSSLDLHFFYAVATSNSLSAAAKKLNVTPPTVTQRLQTLEAKLSLKLVERDFRRSKLTTSGKKLASRCKLILDEIDLLTDELKEDQTSLAGKLTVLAPLGFGEKYIASIIGDFSIKYPNLKIKLLLSDHPDKASSPEADIIIYIGELKDSSMRRVVLAKNRRLVCASPSYLESTNKIESPELLSNHKCIALVENNEDTMQWSFKHKTSGNISNIRIKPSLVCNVADAVKLWALKDLGIIHRSEWDVRQEIESGRLQEILTDYKLPDADVVALLNDSEKDRPRRVNMFINYLKSSLKEL